Proteins from a single region of Aythya fuligula isolate bAytFul2 chromosome 3, bAytFul2.pri, whole genome shotgun sequence:
- the KIAA0408 gene encoding uncharacterized protein KIAA0408 homolog, which translates to MSRMKSLPFLGEFEETQNTVILPEMNHVASSESQTSAAFETEEHNNRKNLMSSSKGLKDMSYGGLIGDGGADFRPWQKKEAPPVPPRSTSRHLANSLSAVVQLSEAPMRDPGIKSTCKVQDCRSGRKLMNPLPIKQNETAVTNEGQTVKGPVVVTAAIPVTKNECNVPTSFCHNTWAYDAGKDSKSESSPLSSQKSCSDGNMAQSNKMHQKQNPKSHSSLFYSNDFYAPATLHSDLLGDCRYTLGKAPRNETLAAKIDEFNRTVFHTDKRSNALQENLVIQTVSEDHKPCSPPCDSAISRTETVDTSHVSNPELSAQKEKETSNPSKAVRSAGQQKQVNGLPSTSSYRHMLHEHDWRPSNLSGRPRSADSRSNYGVVEKLLKNYEKSTVTSPCNEKHCKDKWTRANTESTDGGCEMLSQYLEMLQIEQGKQEFPRNSARHIGQQLKQGKERQKLPEISVPAKCSSGKGFSRPARPANRRLPSRWASRSPSAPPAMRRTAYNCSVSFRSETSVV; encoded by the exons ATGTCCAGAATGAAGTCACTTCCTTTCCTGGGGGAATTTGAAGAAACCCAAAACACAGTTATTCTGCCTGAGATGAACCATGTGGCCAGCAGTGAATCACAGacttcagctgcttttgaaaCAGAGGAGCATAATAATAGGAAGAATCTGATGAGCTCCAGCAAGGGTTTGAAGGACATGTCCTATGGTGGTCTTATTGGTGATGGAGGAGCAGACTTCAGACCTTGGCAAAAGAAAGAAGCTCCACCAGTTCCTCCACGGAGCACTTCTCGACACCTAGCAAATTCACTTTCTGCAGTAGTACAGCTTTCTGAAGCACCCATGAGAGATCCAGGCATCAAAAGCACTTGCAAAGTTCAGGACTGTAGGAGTGGAAGGAAACTGATGAATCCATTGcctataaaacaaaatgaaactgcaGTGACAAATGAAGGGCAGACTGTGAAAGGTCCTGTGGTGGTAACTGCTGCAATACCTGTAACCAAAAATGAGTGCAATGTACCAACAAGTTTCTGCCACAACACGTGGGCATATGATGCTGGCAAAGACAGTAAAAGTGAGTCCTCCCCACTGTCATCCCAGAAAAGTTGCTCAGATGGAAATATGGCCCAAAGCAACAAGATGCACCAGAAACAAAATCCCAAATCTCATAGCAGTCTTTTTTACAGTAATGACTTTTATGCCCCTGCTACCCTGCACAGTGATCTTTTGGGAGACTGTAGGTATACTTTGGGAAAGGCCCCAAGAAATGAAACTTTAGCAGCAAAGATTGATGAGTTTAACCGGACTGTATTCCACACAGATAAACGTAGCAATGCTTTGCAAGAAAACCTGGTGATTCAAACAGTGTCAGAAGATCACAAACCCTGCAGCCCACCTTGTGACTCTGCTATTAGCAGGACAGAAACTGTAGATACATCTCATGTTTCAAATCCTGAATTGTctgcacaaaaggaaaaagaaaccagcAACCCCAGCAAAGCTGTCAGATCAGCAGGGCAACAAAAGCAAGTAAATGGACTTCCAAGTACTAGCAGTTATAGACACATGCTTCATGAGCATGACTGGAGACCAAGTAATTTATCCGGTCGCCCGCGTTCAGCTGACTCAAGGTCAAACTATGGTGTTgttgaaaagcttttgaaaaactatgaaaaatCCACAGTGACTTCTCCATGTaatgaaaaacactgcaaagatAAGTGGACACGGGCAAACACTGAATCCACCGATGGCGGTTGTGAGATGTTGAGTCAGTATTTAGAAATGCTTCAGATTGAGCAAGGAAAGCAAGAATTTCCGAGGAATTCAGCCAGGCATATTGGGCAGCAACTCAAGCAAGGAAAGGAGAGACAGAAGTTACCAGAG ATATCTGTGCCAGCTAAATGTTCAAGTGGGAAGGGTTTCTCCCGACCAGCCCGACCAGCAAATCGACGTTTACCTTCCAGATGGGCATCGAGATCACCGTCAGCACCACCTGCTATGAGAAGGACGGCATACAACTGCTCTGTCTCCTTTCGTTCAGAGACTTCAGTAGTCTGA